A genomic segment from Pseudomonas sp. S09G 359 encodes:
- a CDS encoding TonB-dependent siderophore receptor, with protein MSVQQHAAKGFTPSLIALAVCLATSPAAFAADAEAPATTIELGATQVSGEQQLGETTEGTQSYTTGAMKTATKLPLTLRETPQAVTVITRQRMDDQAMTSINDVVNATPGLFLNYSNGPGRESYTSRGFDIDNLMYDGIPSGYNGVSVGAQPNLAMFDRVEIVRGATGLVTGAGNPSAAINLVRKRPLDEQKVTLTGSAGTWEDYRGELDASSPLNDSGTLRGRVVASYGDANSFIDDVESYHGLFYAVTEADLSEDTSLTLGFSNQKDKTNYFWGSSMIGQDGHHLNLPRSYNPGTDWENKDQEINTVFAELRQRLANDWKLQVNANYAQQNALFSGSYQSRWVANTLARTVYQASYDEDQAGIDAFASGPFQAFGRTHELVVGASRRIYDMTTHNYSPYNLNWPLTAGKPDFVHTTNDREVTTQDGVYVTTRLSLADPLKLILGARLDWYDYDAHGSNDGDYHVTRNLTRYAGLIYELDDNHSVYVSYSDIFTPQTAKDTSGTPLKPIVGKNYEVGIKGEYLGGALNASVALFNVDQENRAVSVIVANCPQASCSEASGKVRSQGIDFELQGALTENWQVGGGYTYARTHTIKDEANPQLVNKQLDTDTPEQLFKLTTSYRFQGALERLRVGGNMSWQSRMYNDVKLADGSTYRLKQGSYAITDLMAGYKVNDHLDLQVNANNIFDRRYYNAIASDVSYGGDSYGNPRNMMLTAKYSF; from the coding sequence ATGTCCGTGCAACAACATGCCGCTAAAGGTTTTACACCCAGCCTGATCGCGTTGGCTGTGTGCCTCGCCACTTCACCTGCGGCCTTCGCCGCTGATGCCGAAGCCCCGGCAACCACGATTGAACTGGGCGCCACCCAGGTCTCCGGCGAGCAGCAGCTTGGCGAGACCACCGAAGGCACGCAGTCCTACACCACGGGCGCAATGAAGACCGCGACCAAGCTGCCCCTTACCCTGCGTGAAACCCCACAGGCCGTCACCGTGATTACCCGCCAGCGTATGGATGACCAGGCCATGACCAGCATCAACGATGTGGTCAACGCCACGCCAGGGTTGTTCCTCAACTACTCCAACGGCCCTGGCCGCGAGTCCTACACCTCGCGCGGGTTCGACATCGACAACCTGATGTACGACGGCATCCCCAGCGGCTATAACGGCGTGTCGGTGGGCGCCCAGCCCAACCTGGCAATGTTCGATCGTGTCGAAATCGTACGCGGTGCCACCGGCCTGGTGACCGGCGCGGGCAACCCTTCGGCCGCCATCAACCTGGTGCGCAAGCGGCCGCTGGACGAGCAGAAAGTCACCCTGACCGGCTCCGCCGGCACTTGGGAAGATTACCGTGGCGAGCTGGACGCCTCCAGCCCGCTGAACGACAGCGGCACCTTGCGCGGCCGGGTGGTTGCCTCTTACGGCGATGCCAACAGCTTTATCGATGACGTCGAGTCGTATCATGGCCTGTTCTACGCCGTCACCGAAGCCGACCTGAGCGAAGACACCAGCCTGACCCTCGGTTTCTCCAACCAGAAGGACAAGACCAACTACTTCTGGGGCTCCTCGATGATCGGCCAGGATGGCCACCACCTGAACCTGCCACGCTCCTACAACCCAGGCACCGACTGGGAAAACAAGGACCAGGAGATCAACACGGTATTCGCCGAGCTGCGCCAGCGCCTGGCCAACGACTGGAAACTCCAGGTCAACGCCAACTACGCCCAGCAGAACGCGCTGTTCTCTGGTTCCTATCAGTCGCGCTGGGTCGCCAACACGCTGGCCCGTACGGTCTACCAGGCGTCCTACGATGAAGACCAGGCCGGCATCGATGCCTTCGCCAGCGGCCCGTTCCAGGCGTTCGGGCGTACCCATGAACTGGTGGTGGGCGCCAGCCGGCGCATCTACGACATGACCACCCACAACTACAGCCCGTATAACCTCAACTGGCCGCTCACGGCGGGCAAGCCGGACTTCGTGCACACCACCAACGACCGTGAGGTCACCACCCAGGACGGTGTTTACGTGACCACGCGGCTGAGCCTGGCCGACCCATTGAAGCTGATCCTCGGCGCGCGCCTGGACTGGTATGACTACGACGCCCATGGCAGTAACGACGGCGATTACCATGTGACCCGCAACCTCACCCGCTACGCCGGCTTGATCTACGAGCTGGACGACAACCATTCGGTCTATGTCAGCTACAGCGATATCTTCACGCCGCAGACGGCCAAGGACACCTCGGGCACCCCGCTCAAGCCGATCGTCGGCAAGAACTATGAAGTCGGCATCAAGGGTGAATACCTCGGCGGTGCGTTGAATGCCAGCGTGGCGTTGTTCAACGTCGACCAGGAAAACCGCGCCGTGTCGGTGATCGTCGCAAACTGCCCGCAGGCCTCTTGCTCTGAAGCCTCCGGCAAGGTGCGCAGCCAGGGTATCGACTTCGAACTGCAAGGCGCGTTGACCGAGAACTGGCAGGTCGGCGGTGGTTATACCTACGCGCGTACCCACACCATCAAGGACGAGGCCAACCCGCAGTTGGTCAACAAGCAACTCGACACGGATACCCCGGAGCAACTGTTCAAACTGACCACCAGCTACCGCTTCCAGGGCGCGCTGGAACGGCTGCGTGTCGGCGGCAACATGTCGTGGCAGAGCCGCATGTACAACGACGTCAAGCTGGCCGATGGCAGCACCTACCGACTCAAACAGGGTTCCTACGCGATCACCGACCTGATGGCCGGCTACAAGGTCAACGACCACCTGGACCTGCAGGTCAATGCCAATAACATCTTCGACCGTCGTTATTACAATGCCATTGCCAGCGACGTGAGCTATGGCGGTGACAGCTACGGCAACCCACGCAACATGATGCTGACGGCCAAGTACAGCTTCTAA
- a CDS encoding CPBP family intramembrane glutamic endopeptidase — MFVVAALVFTLAPVPGLLLTPPEAQHYSMFITNLGVIAVLLSGLFVLQHRRNLAATFYGKRIRQPLRLGAISVIALYALCGLAVIVMNQPREAFMADLFSGLTQGQTLIKLGALIILPPIAEELMMRHYLLRLFPYERSVVWKWVAIIVTSALFTSLHTQYGSSITLALIFVIGCLFAWARIASGGLLVPILLHMLAEVLGSSLDWTWAWAGFYG; from the coding sequence ATGTTTGTGGTGGCGGCACTGGTCTTCACCCTGGCCCCCGTTCCGGGCCTCTTGCTGACGCCGCCAGAGGCGCAGCATTACTCGATGTTCATCACCAATCTCGGCGTGATTGCAGTGTTGCTGTCGGGCCTGTTCGTGCTGCAGCACCGGCGCAACCTCGCCGCGACGTTTTACGGCAAGCGCATCCGCCAACCCTTGCGCCTGGGCGCGATCAGCGTGATTGCCTTGTATGCGTTGTGCGGGTTGGCCGTGATCGTGATGAACCAGCCGCGTGAAGCGTTCATGGCAGACCTGTTCAGTGGCCTGACCCAGGGGCAAACCCTGATCAAACTCGGCGCGTTGATCATCCTGCCGCCCATCGCCGAAGAACTGATGATGCGTCACTACCTGCTACGCCTGTTTCCCTATGAGCGCAGTGTGGTCTGGAAGTGGGTCGCGATTATCGTGACGTCAGCCTTGTTCACCAGCCTGCACACCCAATACGGCAGCTCGATCACATTGGCATTGATCTTCGTGATCGGTTGCCTGTTCGCATGGGCGCGGATTGCCAGCGGTGGTTTGCTGGTGCCTATCCTGCTGCACATGCTCGCGGAAGTGCTGGGTTCGAGCCTGGATTGGACCTGGGCGTGGGCCGGGTTTTACGGCTGA